In Bacillus sp. NP247, one DNA window encodes the following:
- a CDS encoding Crp/Fnr family transcriptional regulator, whose amino-acid sequence MILHKGDILFRQGEDGPLYFIKTGLLKVIRLEEDGTPFLFNIIVPGETIPHHSLISPKEYHGTAIALMKTEVEPIISNDWYDKLQANPASYANIAMQLQSKLRMMQQRIDQLTTVSPKERLHRLQEWFTLYLGDIPIYEILTQTEIGQLIGVRRETVNRLLREQAKNEVK is encoded by the coding sequence TTGATTCTACATAAGGGAGATATATTATTCCGTCAAGGTGAGGACGGTCCTTTATACTTTATAAAAACAGGTTTATTAAAAGTTATTCGATTAGAAGAAGACGGAACACCATTTTTATTTAATATTATCGTTCCTGGTGAAACGATACCTCACCATTCTTTAATCTCACCAAAGGAATATCACGGTACAGCTATCGCTTTAATGAAAACAGAAGTTGAGCCTATAATTAGTAATGACTGGTACGATAAACTTCAGGCAAATCCTGCATCATATGCAAATATCGCCATGCAATTACAATCGAAATTACGAATGATGCAACAGCGTATCGATCAATTGACAACTGTCTCTCCTAAAGAGCGCCTTCATCGTTTACAAGAGTGGTTCACTTTATATTTAGGTGACATCCCTATTTATGAAATATTAACACAAACTGAAATTGGTCAGCTCATAGGTGTACGCCGTGAAACAGTAAATCGATTATTAAGAGAACAAGCGAAAAACGAGGTAAAATAA
- a CDS encoding sulfite exporter TauE/SafE family protein has product MEYIMLLFIGLIAGTVGSLVGLGGGIIIVPLLIGLHSLSPQLAVGTSMVTVVFTGLSSTLTYMKHKRVDYKSGLILFIGSGPGGIIGSWANKFLNQDTFSLYFGIFLIFVSILLILRDKLKPLSLSNMTVIKRSFTDNEGNTVDYQFPPFLAIFIAFIVGFISGLFGIGGGALLVPAMMLLFAFPAHIAVATSMFIVFLSAIVSSLTHISLGNVSWAYALILIPGAWIGGKIGAYINTKLSGNAVINLLRITLIILGTRLIITSFL; this is encoded by the coding sequence TTGGAATACATCATGTTACTTTTCATCGGATTAATCGCTGGGACAGTCGGGAGCCTAGTCGGGCTTGGAGGCGGAATTATTATCGTTCCGTTATTAATTGGATTACACAGTTTATCACCACAACTCGCAGTAGGAACTTCTATGGTAACAGTCGTTTTTACAGGGCTGTCTTCTACCCTTACTTATATGAAACATAAACGAGTAGATTATAAAAGTGGACTTATTTTATTTATCGGGAGTGGCCCTGGTGGTATTATCGGATCATGGGCAAACAAATTTTTAAACCAAGATACATTTTCTTTATACTTTGGGATTTTTCTTATATTCGTCTCCATTCTTCTTATACTACGAGACAAATTGAAACCTCTTTCCCTATCAAATATGACTGTAATTAAGCGATCTTTTACAGATAACGAAGGAAATACTGTAGACTATCAATTCCCACCATTTCTCGCTATCTTTATTGCCTTTATAGTTGGATTTATATCCGGATTATTCGGAATCGGTGGTGGCGCCTTACTTGTGCCAGCGATGATGCTTCTTTTTGCGTTCCCAGCACACATTGCTGTAGCAACTTCAATGTTTATCGTATTTCTCTCAGCAATTGTAAGTTCTTTAACTCACATCTCTCTAGGAAATGTCAGCTGGGCTTATGCATTAATTCTTATTCCTGGTGCATGGATTGGCGGGAAAATCGGGGCTTATATTAACACGAAATTAAGCGGTAATGCAGTAATTAATTTATTACGTATCACATTAATTATTCTTGGAACTAGATTAATCATTACTTCATTTTTATAA
- a CDS encoding inorganic phosphate transporter — translation MDTLLILTVLVVICALAFDFINGFHDTANAIATAVSTKALKPRHAIIMAAIMNFLGAMTFTGVAKTITKDIVDPFALQNGSLVILAALLAAIAWNLITWYYGIPSSSSHAIIGAIAGAAIAAAGISSLNYKGFIKILEALIISPIIAFVIGYIVYSIFKVVFKNFNLTKTNKNFRIFQIFTAALQAYTHGTNDAQKAMGIITMALMANNYHTSGDIPFWVQLSCAIAMGLGTSVGGWKIIKTVGGQIMKIRPVNGVAADLSSSLVIFGATFIHLPVSTTHVISSSILGVGASHRVKGVKWGTAKRMLITWVITLPISASLAALFYYLLHLIF, via the coding sequence ATGGATACACTCTTGATACTGACCGTTTTAGTAGTCATTTGCGCTTTAGCTTTTGACTTTATCAATGGATTTCACGATACAGCAAACGCTATTGCAACGGCTGTTTCAACGAAAGCTCTAAAGCCTAGACATGCAATTATTATGGCAGCTATTATGAACTTTTTAGGTGCGATGACATTTACAGGTGTAGCAAAAACGATTACAAAAGATATCGTTGACCCATTTGCCTTGCAAAATGGTTCTCTTGTAATTTTAGCTGCTTTGCTTGCGGCAATAGCTTGGAATTTGATTACTTGGTACTATGGTATTCCAAGTAGTTCTTCCCATGCGATTATTGGTGCAATTGCAGGTGCAGCAATTGCTGCTGCTGGTATTAGCTCATTAAACTATAAAGGGTTTATAAAAATTCTTGAAGCTTTAATCATTTCACCGATTATCGCTTTTGTTATTGGTTACATCGTATATAGTATTTTTAAAGTGGTATTTAAAAACTTTAACTTAACGAAAACGAACAAAAACTTCCGTATATTCCAGATTTTCACTGCAGCATTACAAGCTTATACACACGGTACGAATGATGCACAAAAAGCAATGGGAATCATTACGATGGCTCTTATGGCTAATAACTATCATACTTCTGGCGACATCCCGTTCTGGGTACAATTATCTTGTGCAATCGCAATGGGGCTTGGTACTTCTGTCGGTGGATGGAAAATTATTAAAACTGTCGGTGGACAAATTATGAAAATTCGTCCTGTAAATGGTGTAGCTGCCGATTTATCATCATCACTTGTTATTTTCGGTGCAACATTCATTCACTTACCGGTTAGTACAACGCACGTTATCTCTTCTTCTATTTTAGGGGTTGGTGCTTCACATCGTGTGAAAGGTGTAAAATGGGGAACTGCAAAACGCATGTTAATTACATGGGTTATTACACTTCCTATTTCAGCTTCTTTAGCTGCATTATTTTACTACTTATTACACTTAATCTTTTAA
- a CDS encoding DUF47 domain-containing protein, whose protein sequence is MVFKSKKDKFSEMLMNVSENLKEGAQFFVEYKIKNASDLKEFSMRMKEYESKGDSFIHEIIMELNKAFITPIEREDILQLAMSMDDVLDGLDHSAGLFEMYSITEADEYMIKFVEAINQCAIEIANSVELLSKKKLVDIRTNAIKIKDYESQCDDIRRHAIKHLFSREKDPIKIIQFKEIYEELEEVADSCQSVANVLETIIMKNA, encoded by the coding sequence ATGGTCTTTAAATCAAAGAAAGATAAATTTTCTGAAATGCTAATGAATGTTTCCGAAAATTTAAAAGAAGGCGCGCAGTTTTTCGTGGAGTATAAAATTAAAAATGCTAGCGATTTAAAAGAGTTTTCTATGCGCATGAAAGAGTATGAGTCAAAAGGTGACTCATTCATTCACGAAATCATTATGGAGCTAAACAAAGCGTTTATTACTCCTATTGAACGTGAAGACATCCTACAGCTTGCAATGAGTATGGATGATGTATTAGACGGATTAGATCATAGTGCTGGTCTATTCGAAATGTATTCTATTACAGAAGCTGATGAATACATGATTAAATTTGTAGAAGCAATTAATCAATGTGCGATTGAAATTGCAAACTCTGTTGAATTACTATCTAAAAAGAAATTAGTCGATATTCGTACAAATGCGATTAAAATTAAGGATTACGAGTCACAATGTGATGATATTCGCCGTCATGCGATTAAGCACTTATTCTCTCGTGAGAAAGATCCGATTAAGATTATTCAATTTAAAGAGATTTACGAAGAGCTTGAAGAAGTAGCTGATAGCTGTCAAAGCGTTGCAAACGTATTAGAAACAATCATTATGAAGAACGCGTAA